One window of the Benincasa hispida cultivar B227 chromosome 3, ASM972705v1, whole genome shotgun sequence genome contains the following:
- the LOC120074630 gene encoding putative PAP-specific phosphatase, mitochondrial: MALLHSSSHFSTVRCTRSPHRISAIPRHQYCNVRSCLPLPVQNAKYRKELEAAVDVVQRACRLCVDVKSSLLSADGQILEKNDQTPVTVADFGVQALVSLELGTLFPSIPLVAEEDSTFLRAKNLAHSVLTVVTEKSSSQNELMQDDVLEAIDRGANVAFAFGSKPATYWVLDPIDGTRGFLRGNDVLYVVGLALVVKGEIVLGVMGCPNWHRDLSDESNSEDFESGGVWSRSGAIMIAHSGYGTWTRRLLDMQSPNKVFHNWTRCFVDEYCLVHEARFCIPDSQMWESLPPSTSLQATTNADQVGNGQILLLRTCCGSLCKYFMVAAGRASVFILRAKSQTIVKTWDHAAGMICVHEAGGKVTDWKGSDIDLAADQAGRRILSPSGGVLVTNGRLHDLIIEMTASTSSII, from the exons ATGGCTCTGCTTCACTCTTCGTCTCATTTCTCAACGGTTCGATGTACTCGTTCGCCTCATCGTATCTCTGCAATCCCACGCCACCAATACTGCAACGTAAG GTCCTGTCTGCCATTGCCGGTGCAGAATGCGAAGTATCGGAAGGAGCTCGAAGCAGCTGTCGATGTGGTGCAGAGAGCTTGTCGTCTATGCGTTGAC GTGAAATCGTCACTTCTATCCGCTGATGGACAGATTCTGGAAAAAAACGATCAGACTCCTGTTACTGTTGCCGATTTTGGAGTTCAGGCGCTTGTAAGTTTGG AGTTGGGTACTTTATTTCCATCGATTCCATTAGTAGCTGAGGAGGACTCTACATTTTTACGTGCAAAGAATTTGGCACATTCTGTACTGACAGTAGTTACTGAGAAGTCAAGTTCCCAAAATGAGTTGATGCAGGATGATGTGCTGGAAGCAATTGACAGGGGAGCGAATGTTGCATTTGCTTTCGGAAGTAAGCCAGCCACATATTGG GTATTGGATCCAATTGATGGTACACGGGGATTTCTTAGAGGGAATGATGTCTTATATGTG GTAGGTCTGGCTCTTGTGGTTAAAGGAGAGATTGTATTAGGTGTTATGGGATGCCCCAACTGGCACAGAGATTTGTCTGATGAGTCGAACTCTGAAGATTTTGAAAGTGGTGGTGTCTGGTCCAGGTCAGGAGCCATAATGATTGCTCATTCTGGATATGGAACATGGACAAGGAGATTATTAGATATGCAAAGCCCAAACAAAGTGTTTCATAATTGGACTAGATGTTTTGTTGATGAATACTGCCTTGTACACGAGGCTCGCTTCTGTATCCCAGATAGTCAGATGTGGGAATCGCTTCCCCCGTCAACTTCTTTGCAGGCAACAACTAATGCCGATCAAGTTGGGAATGGTCAAATTCTTCTCCTTCGAACATGTTGTGGAAG TTTGTGCAAGTATTTCATGGTGGCTGCTGGTAGGGCATCTGTTTTCATTCTTCGAGCAAAATCTCAAACTATTGTCAAG ACTTGGGATCATGCAGCTGGCATGATTTGTGTGCATGAAGCCGGTGGGAAG GTGACTGACTGGAAAGGCAGTGACATTGATCTTGCTGCTGATCAAGCTGGCCGTAGGATTTTATCCCCTTCAGGTGGCGTTCTTGTCACTAATGGTCGCCTACATGATCTTATAATTGAGATGACTGCATCCACTTCATCAATTATTTGA